A portion of the Trichomycterus rosablanca isolate fTriRos1 chromosome 17, fTriRos1.hap1, whole genome shotgun sequence genome contains these proteins:
- the zdhhc13 gene encoding putative palmitoyltransferase ZDHHC13 → MDWAEGNGSHSHNQHNAGHSHGGHGQCHGHGHGGHGGHAPGFMPGFQFMQKGEGMLDPSQLPKKFAPVEDSSSWDIVKAAQFGAFDRCRELVEAGYDVRLPDKENVTLLHWAAINNRLDLIKYFISKGAIVDQLGGDLNSTPLHWAIRQGHLQMVIHLMRYGADPTLADKEGYLGLHLAVLFQHMPIAAYLMAKGQEVDTPDINGQTSLMLAAQKIIGPEPTNFLLRCNASVNAVDKMNRNSPLHCAVLAGNVDAVHILLESGAGIDLQNADGHTPLDLAHQVNSPLLIHMLNVVKNERNKSSSPCLRVLTSYRVYVLNIFTVCVMWAVGAILDMRSDSWLLKGVLLASIMAFINFSSRKMASAAVQALIPATLLTASVLWMVVTWFLWFLPEGISPMGQVMFIVNVSALLYYYLRTLRTDPGVIRLTEEEKKKNIVVLAEAGCLDPRIFCTSCMMRKPMRAQHCFYCNSCIAKQDHHSLWINGCIGARNHHYFVLFLITFNQHCVWMIYGSFVYWSQHCVGGVAGGVWDAVTGLLTCSPWVTYICIISLLHLGWTSVTLIQQLVQVAFFGLTTAERMSLMRGHGKLPQPVSLRQNPFNRGVFKNLVNFFQLRCCGLCKPLVLDWTQEFHMGLNQDHGMFHGSNSV, encoded by the exons ATGGACTGGGCTGAAGGAAACGGA TCTCACTCTCACAACCAGCATAATGCTGGGCACAGTCACGGCGGCCACGGGCAGTGTCACGGACACGGGCATGGTGGGCACGGTGGCCATGCTCCCGGCTTCATGCCCGGTTTCCAGTTCATGCAGAAGGGTGAAGGAATGCTCGACCCATCGCAGCTCCCGAAAAAGTTCGCACCAGTGGAGGACAGCAGCAGCTGGGACATCGTTAAAGCGGCACA GTTCGGAGCATTCGATCGGTGTAGGGAGCTGGTGGAAGCTGGTTATGATGTTCGACTGCCTGATAAAGAAAACGTCACTCTGCTGCACTGGGCTGCAATTAATAACAGATTAGATCTCATCAA gtattTCATATCTAAAGGTGCAATAGTGGATCAGTTGGGAGGAGATTTAAACTCGACCCCCCTGCACTGGGCTATAAG acaggGTCACCTGCAGATGGTGATACACTTGATGCGTTACGGTGCTGATCCGACTCTGGCGGATAAAGAAGGTTACCTCGGCCTCCACCTCGCCGTTCTCTTCCAGCACATGCCCATAGCAGCTTACCTGATGGCCAAGGGACAG GAAGTGGACACACCAGATATAAACGGACAGACCTCACTGATGCTCGCTGCTCAGAAAATCATCGG CCCTGAGCCGACCAACTTCCTGCTGAGGTGTAACGCGTCTGTGAACGCTGTGGATAAAATGAACAGGAACTCGCCGCTGCATTGCGCCGTACTCGCCGGAAACGTGGACGCCGTTCACATTTTGTTGGAGTCTGGAGCCGGCATCGATCTGCAGAACGCCGAC GGTCACACCCCGTTGGATTTGGCACACCAGGTGAACAGTCCCCTGCTGATCCACATGCTGAATGTGGTGAAGAACGAACGCAACAAGTCCAGCTCACCCTGCCTGAGAGTGCTCACCAGCTaccgg GTGTATGTGCTGAATattttcactgtgtgtgtaatgtgggcaGTAGGAGCGATACTGGACATGCGTTCGGATTCGTGGTTGCTGAAAGGTGTGCTACTTGCGAGTATCATGGCCTTCATCAACTTCAGTAGCAG GAAGATGGCGAGTGCAGCAGTCCAGGCTCTGATTCCTGCTACGTTACTCACTGCCTCAGTACTCTGGATGGTGGTTACTTGGTTCCTCTGGTTCCTTCCTG AGGGCATCAGTCCTATGGGACAGGTGATGTTCATTGTGAATGTATCAGCTCTGCTCTATTATTACCTGCGTACCCTCAGAACAGACCCCGGCGTCATCAGGCTGACCGAAGAGGAGAAGAAGAAG AATATTGTAGTTCTAGCAGAAGCTGGATGTCTTGACCCCAGGATCTTCTGCACCTCGTGTATG atgaggAAGCCGATGAGAGCTCAGCACTGTTTTTACTGTAACTCCTGCATTGCTAAACAGGACCATCACTCTCTCTGGATCAACGGTTgcatag GTGCCAGAAATCATCACTACTTTGTTCTGTTCCTCATCACGTTCAATCAGCATTGTGTCTGGATGATATACGGCAGTTTTGTGT acTGGTCTCAGCACTGCGTGGGCGGGGTCGCAGGTGGCGTGTGGGATGCAGTTACTGGGCTGCTCACCTGTTCACCCTGGGTCACATACATCTGCATTATCAGCCTTCTGCACTTGGGGTGGACCAGTGTTACGCTCATACAACAACTGGTCcag GTGGCGTTTTTTGGACTGACCACAGCAGAGAGAATGAGTTTGATGCGAGGACATGGAAAACTTCCTCAACCTGTATCTCTCCGACAGAATCCGTTCAA TCGTGGGGTGTTTAAGAACCTGGTGAACTTTTTCCAGTTGCGTTGTTGTGGTTTGTGTAAACCGCTGGTGTTGGACTGGACTCAGGAGTTCCACATGGGATTAAACCAGGATCATGGCATGTTCCACGGATCGAATTCTGTCTGA
- the csrp3 gene encoding cysteine and glycine-rich protein 3: MPQLGGGVKCAACNKTVYHAEEIQCNSRSFHKPCFICMACRKALDSTTVAAHESEIYCKSCYGKKYGPKGYGYGQGAGALSSDPVKHHHQPEVPKPSQSSTTNSSSSGKCVQKFGGSDRCPRCSKAVYAAEKVMGAGKPWHKSCFRCLLCGKSLESTTVTDKDGELYCKVCYAKNFGPKGFGLGNPAVGAEGEYQQ, encoded by the exons ATGCCACAGTTGGGTGGAGGAGTGAAGTGTGCGGCGTGTAATAAAACTGTTTATCATGCTGAAGAAATTCAGTGTAACAGCCGGAGCTTCCACAAACCCTGTTTCATCTGCA TGGCGTGTCGTAAAGCGTTGGACAGCACGACCGTCGCAGCGCATGAATCTGAGATCTACTGCAAATCCTGTTATGGTAAGAAATACGGTCCTAAAGGATACGGGTATGGACAAGGAGCCGGGGCTCTGAGTTCAGATCCGGTTAAGCATCACCATCAACCTGAAGT GCCTAAACCCTCTCAATCCTCAAcaacaaactccagcagctctgggaAATGTGTGCAGAAGTTTGGTGGATCTGATCGATGCCCACGCTGCTCCAAGGCTGTGTACGCAGCTGAGAAAGTTATGGGAGCAGGGAAG CCGTGGCATAAAAGCTGCTTCCGCTGTTTGCTGTGTGGAAAAAGTCTGGAGTCGACTACAGTAACGGATAaagatggagagctttactgtaaAG tTTGCTATGCAAAAAACTTCGGCCCCAAGGGGTTTGGCCTGGGTAACCCAGCTGTAGGTGCTGAGGGTGAATATCAGCAGTGA